The following coding sequences lie in one Saimiri boliviensis isolate mSaiBol1 chromosome 6, mSaiBol1.pri, whole genome shotgun sequence genomic window:
- the TLCD5 gene encoding TLC domain-containing protein 5 isoform X2, with amino-acid sequence MLAHHTLSILGIIMALVLGESGTEVNAVLFGSELTNPLLQMRWFLRETGHYHSFTGDVVDFLFVALFTGVRIGVGARLLFCEMVSPTPKWFVKVGGVAMYAVSWCFMFSIWRFAWRKSIKKYHAWRNRRSEERQLKHNGHLKIH; translated from the coding sequence ATGCTGGCTCACCACACATTGAGCATCCTGGGCATTATCATGGCCCTTGTGCTTGGGGAGTCTGGCACAGAGGTCAATGCAGTCCTCTTTGGAAGTGAGCTTACCAACCCCTTGCTACAGATGCGCTGGTTTCTCCGGGAAACAGGGCACTATCACAGTTTCACTGGAGATGTTGTGGACTTCCTCTTTGTGGCTCTGTTCACAGGAGTAAGGATTGGTGTAGGAGCTCGCCTCCTTTTCTGTGAAATGGTCTCCCCCACGCCTAAGTGGTTCGTGAAGGTTGGGGGAGTAGCAATGTATGCTGTGTCTTGGTGTTTTATGTTTAGCATCTGGCGCTTTGCATGGAGGAAAAGCATCAAGAAGTACCATGCTTGGAGAAACAGGCGGAGTGAGGAACGGCAGCTGAAACACAATGGACATCTCAAAATACACTAG
- the TLCD5 gene encoding TLC domain-containing protein 5 isoform X1, translating into MALALCLQVLCSLCGWLSLYISFCHLNKRRSYEWSCRLVTFTHGVLSIGLSAYIGFIDGPWPFTHPGSPNTPLQVHVLCLTLGYFIFDLGWCIYFQSEGALMLAHHTLSILGIIMALVLGESGTEVNAVLFGSELTNPLLQMRWFLRETGHYHSFTGDVVDFLFVALFTGVRIGVGARLLFCEMVSPTPKWFVKVGGVAMYAVSWCFMFSIWRFAWRKSIKKYHAWRNRRSEERQLKHNGHLKIH; encoded by the exons ATGGCATTAGCTCTGTGTCTGCAGGTGCTGTGCAGCCTGTGTGGCTGGCTCTCGCTCTATATTTCTTTCTGCCACCTGAATAAGCGCCGAAGCTATGAGTGGAGCTGCCGGCTGGTCACCTTCACCCATGGAGTCCTCTCCATAGGCCTCTCTGCTTATATTGGCTTCATTGATGGCCCATGGCCTTTTACCCACCCAG GCTCACCCAATACACCTCTCCAAGTTCATGTTCTGTGTCTCACCTTGGGCTACTTCATCTTCGACTTGGGCTGGTGCATCTACTTCCAGTCTGAGGGTGCCTTGATGCTGGCTCACCACACATTGAGCATCCTGGGCATTATCATGGCCCTTGTGCTTGGGGAGTCTGGCACAGAGGTCAATGCAGTCCTCTTTGGAAGTGAGCTTACCAACCCCTTGCTACAGATGCGCTGGTTTCTCCGGGAAACAGGGCACTATCACAGTTTCACTGGAGATGTTGTGGACTTCCTCTTTGTGGCTCTGTTCACAGGAGTAAGGATTGGTGTAGGAGCTCGCCTCCTTTTCTGTGAAATGGTCTCCCCCACGCCTAAGTGGTTCGTGAAGGTTGGGGGAGTAGCAATGTATGCTGTGTCTTGGTGTTTTATGTTTAGCATCTGGCGCTTTGCATGGAGGAAAAGCATCAAGAAGTACCATGCTTGGAGAAACAGGCGGAGTGAGGAACGGCAGCTGAAACACAATGGACATCTCAAAATACACTAG